The DNA window TGGAAGGTGGCCTGTCGCCCAACGCGACGGTGATGAGCTGGCGCGGTACGAAGGGCGGGCTGGAAGCGGCCCGGCAAAAGCACGACGTTGTGATGACGCCCGGCGGCTTCTGCTACTTCGACCATTACCAGGGCGACCCGGCGCAGGAGCCAACCGGTTTCGGCGGAAGCCTGCCCCTGTCGCAGGTGTATTCGTACAACCCTACCCCCGCCGAGCTTTCTCCCGCCGACGCGAAGCATATTCTGGGTGTGCAGGGTAATATCTGGACGGAATACATTCCGGATGTCAACCAGCTGCAATACATGATCTGGCCCCGCGCGGCTGCGCTGGCAGAGGTAGCCTGGAGCCCGCTGGAAGGAAAGAATTATGACGAATTCAGCCGCCGGGTTCCCAGCCTGTTCGACCGTCTGGCCGTTATGAACGTCAACTACGCCCGGGCTGTGTATGATGCGGTGCCGGTTAGCCGGGCTGTTGCCGGTGGGCGCGTTGCCGTGTCAATCAGGCCCGGTAAGCGCATGGACAACGTAACGGACATCCGGTACACAATCGACGGCAGTATTCCTTCGGCTGAATCACCAGTGCTGGTCGACTCGGTATTGCTGGACAAAACAGCAACGGTACGCACAGCCGCTTTCGCTGGGCGTAAGCCGCTGAGTCAGCTGGCGAAGGTGCAAAAGGAGTTTATCGTGTCGAAAGCGACGGGCCGGACCTACACGCTGCAATACCCGGCAACGAGCGGTCGGCCCGACAAAAATGGTAGTTTGACCGATGGCAACACCGCTGGTATGGGGGGCTACGAGGTAGCCGGTGTGGTTTCGTTCGCCGGTGATTTTGGTACGACCGTCGACCTGGGGCAGTCGCAGCCAGTGCAGGGTGTTCGGGTAGGCTTCCTGAAATATACCGCCAAGAATTTCTGTCTGCCGAAGCAAATAGAGGTGTCGGTGTCGGATGATGGGCAGACGTTCCGTCCGGCTGTTACGGTGAAAACAAACGCGCTGGAAAACGGCAAACGCGATATGGTTCGCCTGCCTATTGACTTTGCGCAGACATCAGCCCGCTACGTGCGGATCGTCGCCCGCTCAATCGGTACTGTTCCCGCCGGTATGCGCAACCCCGGCAAATCGGCTCAGCTTGGCGTTGACGAGGTTGAGGTTCGGTAGAAAACAAATCGGCCCCGGATGTGAATCCGGGGCCGATTTGTCTTTAAGAAAGTACTTCTTTTTTCTCGATGCCTTCCGGGTTGCCTGCCAGCACCGATTTCGCCGTTTTAACGACGTTCTCGACGGTGAAGCCGAAGTAAGCCATCACGTCCTCGCCCGGCCCCGACAGGCCAAAGCGGTTCATGCTGATGGTCGTGCCTTCGTCGGTGACGTATTTGTGCCAGCCGATAGGCGACCCCGCTTCGACGGCCAGCCGTTTCCGGACGGTGGGCGGCAGCACCTCGTGGTGGTAGGTCTGATCCTGCTTTTCAAACAATTCCCACGACGGCATACTCACTACCCGCGTCGGAACGCCCTGCTTTTCCAGTTCTTCCTGTGCCTTCATAATCAGCGAAACTTCCGAGCCTGTACCGATCAGAATCAGTTCGGGGGTGCCGCTGCTGGCTTCACTCAGAACATAAGCACCTTTTTCAACACCCTGCGCCGAACCGTATTTCGCCTGATCCAGTACAGGTAGTTTCTGCCGCGACAGAATAAGCACGACCGGCGACTTTGGCGTGGTCATGGCTACGCGCCACGCCCAGACGGTTTCGTTGGCGTCGGCTGGGCGAATCACGACGATATTGGGAATCGTGCGCAGTGACACGATCTGCTCAATTGGTTCGTGCGTTGGACCGTCTTCGCCTACGGCTATGCTGTCATGGGTAAAGACAAACGTCACCCGCGATTCAGCCAGCGCCGTCAGGCGGATAGCCCCCCGCATGTAATCGGAGAAGTTAAGGAACGTGCCGCCGTATGGGTGTACCCCGCCGTGCTGCGACATACCATTCAGAGCCGCGCCCATGGCGTGTTCGCGTACGCCAAACCAGACGTTGGTGTTCTCGTAATGACCGGGCTGGAAACTGGCTTTGCCATTCTTGGGCATTTCGTTTGACGATGCCAAATCCGCCGATCCACCGAACAGATACGGTACCGTTTCCTTCAGCGCATCCAATGCTTTGCCCGATGCCTGCCGGGTAGCCATCGGCTTTTCGTCGGCCCCGAATTTGGGCAGGTTGGTATCCCAGCCGTCGGGTAGCTTACCGGCAAACGACAGCTCGAACAGGGTTGCCTTGTCAGCAAATTCACCCTTGTACGCGTCGAACCGTTTGTTCCAGTCAGCTTGCAGATCGGCTCCGCGCTTGCCGGGTTCGAGCAGGTGTTCCTTTACCTCATCGGGGACGAAGAACGTCTTGTCGGGGTCGAAACCGAAAAACTCTTTGGCTTTGCGCGTATTCTCTTCGCCCAGCGGGCTACCGTGTACCTTGCTCGTACCTTCCTGCGGACTACCGAAGCCAATAATGGTCCGCACCGAAATAATCGACGGCCGTTCGGTATCAGCCTGAGCGGCTTTGATCGCCTGTTCGATAGCGTCGAGGTCGTTGCCGTTTTCGACGTGCTGCGTGTGCCAGCCATAGGCGTCGAACCGCTTCATCCGGTCTTCGGTAAATGCCAGACTTGTCGGACCGTCGAGCGAGATATGGTTATCATCGTACAGCAGAATCAGCTTACCCAGTTGCAGGTGGCCTGCCAGCGAAGCGGCCTCGCTCGTCATTCCCTCCATCAGATCACCGTCGCTGACAAGCGAATACGTGAAGTGATCGACAATCTCGTGGCCCTCCTTGTTGTAATTGGCGGCCAGAAACCGCTCGGTCATCGCCATACCGACCGCGTTGGCGAAGCCCTGTCCCAGTGGTCCGGTCGTTACTTCAATACCCGGTGTCAGGTTCGATTCGGGGTGGCCCGGCGTTTTAGAGTGCAACTGCCGAAACGCTTTCAGATCGTCGAGCGACAGATCATAGCCGTACAGATGCAGCATACTGTAGAGCAGCGCTGAGCCGTGACCCGCCGACAAAATAAAACGGTCGCGGTCGGGCCAATGCGGGTCCTGCGGGTTGAAGCGCAAGAAGCGCGACCAGAGTACGTAGGCCATCGGCGCAGCACCGAGGGGCAGACCGGGGTGGCCCGAATTGGCTTTTTCAACGGCATCAACCGACAAGAGCCGGATAGTATTGACGCTAAGCTGGTCGATGGATGATTGATCGGGAGTCATAGTACGTTGCGAATCGTTCGGGTTAAAACAGCGGTACTGTTGTACAGCACTGTTGTAACGTAAACTGCCTGCGGCCTGTAATGTTGAATCAGATCGGGTAAAGCAACGGATGCCGTCCGATGATTCCTTATTTTTAACACCGGGGCTTTTCCACCCGACCCAGTCCATGCTCTACTCTCTCCGTCACTATCTGTTGGCTGGCCTGTTCTGCTGCTCCGTCGCGACGGGGCTGGCTCAATCGAAAGAGCGACCGCGCGACTACGGTATCCGGTTTGGGGTGCTGCCAACCGGCCCGCTCAACGCCATTACCGACGTGCCGGGCGTACGGGTCGGGCAGGTGACGATTCGGGAAGGGGAGCGTGTTCGGACCGGTGTCACGGCCATTCTGCCGCACGCGGGGAATCTGTTTCAGCAGAAAAGCCCGGCGGCTATCTACATCGGCAACGGGTTTGGTAAACTGGCGGGATATAGTCAGGTTGAGGAACTGGGCACGCTCGAAACGCCAATTGTCCTGACCAATACGCTATCGGTACCCACGGCTGCCGACGCCCTGATCGACTACACCCTGAGCCAGCCCGGCAATGAGCAGGTTCGGTCGGTAAATCCGGTGGTAGGCGAAACCAATGACGGGTTTCTGAACGACATCCGGGGGCGGCACGTAACCCGGCAGCATGTGCTGACGGCCATTCGGGATGCCAGAACGGGGGCCGTGGCCGAAGGTAACGTCGGGGCCGGTACGGGAACAGTTTGCTTTGGCTTCAAAGGCGGCATCGGAACTGCGTCGCGGAAGCTGCCTACTTCGTTGGGCAGTTATACGGTCGGTGCACTGGTACAAACTAACTTTGGCGGGGTCTTGCAAATTGCCGGTATGCCCGCAGGTGTTGAATTGGGAAAGTATTCGTTTAAAGAAAATCTGGACGGGTCGTGTATGATGGTTGTGCTGACCGATGCGCCGTTGGACGCCCGAAACCTGAAACGGCTGGCGAAACGGGCATTTATGGGGCTGGCTAAAACGGGCGGTATTGCTTCCAACGGTAGTGGGGACTACGTGATTGCCGTGTCGACGGCTTATCAGATTCCGCACGACAGCAAAACCCCGACAGACACACTGACGCTACTGCGCAACGACAACACATCGGCCCTGTTCATGGCGGCTATCGAAGCAACCGAAGAAGCCATTATCAATTCGCTCTTTGCGGCTAAAACTATGACGGGCGATCAGGGACACCGAATCGAGGAGCTGCCCGTGCAGCGCGT is part of the Spirosoma rhododendri genome and encodes:
- a CDS encoding DmpA family aminopeptidase, with protein sequence MLYSLRHYLLAGLFCCSVATGLAQSKERPRDYGIRFGVLPTGPLNAITDVPGVRVGQVTIREGERVRTGVTAILPHAGNLFQQKSPAAIYIGNGFGKLAGYSQVEELGTLETPIVLTNTLSVPTAADALIDYTLSQPGNEQVRSVNPVVGETNDGFLNDIRGRHVTRQHVLTAIRDARTGAVAEGNVGAGTGTVCFGFKGGIGTASRKLPTSLGSYTVGALVQTNFGGVLQIAGMPAGVELGKYSFKENLDGSCMMVVLTDAPLDARNLKRLAKRAFMGLAKTGGIASNGSGDYVIAVSTAYQIPHDSKTPTDTLTLLRNDNTSALFMAAIEATEEAIINSLFAAKTMTGDQGHRIEELPVQRVVDYLKKAGQAR
- the tkt gene encoding transketolase; translated protein: MTPDQSSIDQLSVNTIRLLSVDAVEKANSGHPGLPLGAAPMAYVLWSRFLRFNPQDPHWPDRDRFILSAGHGSALLYSMLHLYGYDLSLDDLKAFRQLHSKTPGHPESNLTPGIEVTTGPLGQGFANAVGMAMTERFLAANYNKEGHEIVDHFTYSLVSDGDLMEGMTSEAASLAGHLQLGKLILLYDDNHISLDGPTSLAFTEDRMKRFDAYGWHTQHVENGNDLDAIEQAIKAAQADTERPSIISVRTIIGFGSPQEGTSKVHGSPLGEENTRKAKEFFGFDPDKTFFVPDEVKEHLLEPGKRGADLQADWNKRFDAYKGEFADKATLFELSFAGKLPDGWDTNLPKFGADEKPMATRQASGKALDALKETVPYLFGGSADLASSNEMPKNGKASFQPGHYENTNVWFGVREHAMGAALNGMSQHGGVHPYGGTFLNFSDYMRGAIRLTALAESRVTFVFTHDSIAVGEDGPTHEPIEQIVSLRTIPNIVVIRPADANETVWAWRVAMTTPKSPVVLILSRQKLPVLDQAKYGSAQGVEKGAYVLSEASSGTPELILIGTGSEVSLIMKAQEELEKQGVPTRVVSMPSWELFEKQDQTYHHEVLPPTVRKRLAVEAGSPIGWHKYVTDEGTTISMNRFGLSGPGEDVMAYFGFTVENVVKTAKSVLAGNPEGIEKKEVLS